In Solanum pennellii chromosome 7, SPENNV200, the following are encoded in one genomic region:
- the LOC107025167 gene encoding homeobox-leucine zipper protein ROC7-like, producing the protein MYLLSTNVFLFEFANQNSLVTENDVGFVPSSSGLQLGQSSSMSKSQPNPLSIESETISIKEIMQLLTDDDVNSKSEYNDNEVDEQDGKGDEHTNKKMRNRRHTKQQIEEMEALFKECPKPDKKKIKELSDKIELEPLQIVFWFQNRRTQLKNQNQHSENLSLRDEYDKLRTEYAWLSEVVNNGCPNCSDHGFHLGETPDNDQYLRLKNARQEEEVVHISRQHIAEVIRAAMYELLQMAQMGEPLWLPNNDLNIEEYKRKFPRRNEPKPNGIKTCASRESSLVTMNHINLVKIFMDTIYAEFQVPSPQIPNRDCYFVRSCNKIVDGLWVIVDVSLDNTPITRCWKRPSGCVIQQISNDISKVTWIEHIEAHDTLIHTFYKAFVNSSLAFGAKRWISILDRQCERLASVEATNLPQNNITHTQRRKSVLKLGERMIINYISGVSGTKTHKWTTFTESGYNINDLQVMTRQSINDPGRPRGLVLCASTSIWLPVLPKLLFDFLRNENTRGKWDILTNGGTIQEVTHIANGMEIGNSISISRVNCPNQAQNGMLIIQESITDPTGSFIVYAPIDIRAIDIILCGGNPDVVPLLPSGFAIFPDGPSGSTNHEISDYSGSFLTIAFQILVDTVPTTNISPQSVAAVDKLMFCTIYKIKNALFLNF; encoded by the exons ATGTACTTGCTTTCAACCaatgtttttttgtttgaattcgCCAATCAGAATTCTTTGGTAACCGAAAATGATGTTGGGTTTGTTCCTTCTTCATCTGGACTCCAGCTTGGCCAG tcAAGTAGCATGTCGAAAAGCCAACCTAATCCACTTTCCATAGAGTCTGAGACAATATCGATAAAGGAGATAATGCAGCTGCTTACAGATGACGACGTAAATAGCAAATCCGAATACAATGACAATGAAGTTGATGAACAAGATGGTAAGGGTGATGAGCATACAAATAAGAAAATGCGGAATCGTCGTCACACCAAGCAACAGATCGAGGAAATGGAAGC TTTGTTTAAGGAGTGTCCGAAGCCagataagaagaaaattaaggAGCTCAGTGATAAGATAGAGCTAGAACCTTTGCAGATCGTGTTTTGGTTCCAAAATAGGCGTACCCAATTAAAG AATCAAAATCAACATAGTGAGAATTTATCACTTCGAGATGAATATGACAAGCTTAGGACTGAATATGCGTGGTTAAGTGAAGTTGTCAACAATGGTTGCCCTAATTGTAGCGACCATGGTTTCCATTTAGGTGAAACTCCAGATAATGACCAATATTTAAGGCTCAAAAATGCTCGCCAAGAAGAAGAG GTTGTTCACATTTCAAGACAACATATTGCTGAAGTAATTAGGGCAGCTATGTACGAGCTTCTTCAAATGGCTCAAATGGGAGAGCCACTTTGGCTTCCAAACAATGACTTAAATATAGAAGAATATAAGAGGAAATTCCCCAGGAGAAATGAGCCTAAGCCTAATGGAATTAAGACTTGTGCTTCACGAGAAAGCTCTCTTGTAACCATGAATCACATCAACTTGGTGAAGATTTTCATGGATACG ATATATGCAGAGTTTCAAGTTCCCTCTCCACAAATTCCAAATCGAGATTGCTACTTTGTAAGGTCTTGCAATAAAATTGTTGATGGACTAtgggtaattgttgatgttTCCCTAGACAATACCCCGATTACTAGGTGTTGGAAAAGGCCCTCAGGATGCGTGATTCAACAAATCTCAAATGATATCTCAAAG GTCACATGGATTGAGCATATCGAGGCCCATGACACATTAATTCACACCTTTTACAAGGCCTTTGTGAATTCCAGCCTTGCATTTGGGGCAAAGCGTTGGATTTCTATCTTGGATAGACAATGTGAACGATTAGCAAGTGTAGAAGCCACAAATTTACCCCAAAATAACATTACTCATACGC agagaagaaaaagtgtGTTGAAGCTTGGAGAGAGAATGATAATAAACTATATTTCAGGAGTGAGTGGAACAAAAACACACAAATGGACAACTTTCACAGAAAGTGGTTATAATATTAACGATCTTCAAGTCATGACTAGACAGAGCATAAACGATCCAGGGAGACCACGGGGCCTTGTGTTGTGCGCTTCAACTTCCATCTGGTTGCCCGTTCttccaaaacttttgtttgATTTCCTTCGGAATGAAAACACAAGGGGAAAG TGGGACATTCTAACAAATGGGGGTACTATTCAAGAAGTTACTCATATTGCAAATGGAATGGAAATAGGCAATTCTATCTCCATATCTAGAGTCAAT TGTCCAAATCAAGCTCAAAACGGTATGTTGATAATTCAAGAGAGCATCACTGATCCAACAGGGTCATTTATTGTTTATGCACCTATAGATATTCGTGCAATAGACATAATATTATGTGGTGGGAATCCCGATGTTGTTCCGCTATTACCTTCTGGATTTGCTATATTCCCTGATGGTCCATCAGGTAGTACAAACCACGAAATTTCTGATTATAGTGGATCATTCCTCACTATCGCATTCCAGATTTTGGTAGATACTGTACCCACTACAAATATTTCTCCTCAATCTGTTGCTGCGGTCGATAAACTCATGTTTTGCACCATCTACAAGATCAAGAATGCACTCTTTCTCAATTTTTAA